In Aedes albopictus strain Foshan chromosome 3, AalbF5, whole genome shotgun sequence, the following are encoded in one genomic region:
- the LOC115268336 gene encoding uncharacterized protein LOC115268336 — protein sequence MALRSILILILGIICTNDGVSASQKQKFCGPKLARALAELCDTYPTLSPPPSKRPSSNVKEMVLSGDSDPPDWPNVQDQSIDSRIYTVITLKDKPNWMKQFYPKHDTQNTVFDGDNDYGFSDEIISDRFMLGKRGMRRGIVEECCRAGCTYEYLYRNYCA from the exons ATGGCTCTTCGTTCCATCTTAATCCTGATTCTCGGTATCATTTGCACCAACGACGGTGTTAGTGCATCTCAAAAGCAGAAGTTCTGCGGCCCAAAATTGGCACGTGCTCTGGCAGAGCTTTGCGATACGTATCCCACGCTCTCGCCACCCCCGAGTAAACGACCCAGCAGCAACGTCAAAG AAATGGTATTGAGTGGTGACTCAGACCCCCCGGATTGGCCCAACGTACAGGACCAATCGATCGACAGCCGGATCTACACTGTGATAACGCTGAAGGACAAGCCAAACTGGATGAAGCAGTTCTACCCGAAGCACGATACCCAGAATACCGTGTTCGATGGTGATAATGACTACGGTTTCAGCGACGAAATCATATCGGACCGTTTCATGCTGGGAAAACGTGGAATGAGAAGGGGTATCGTGGAGGAATGTTGCCGTGCAGGTTGCACCTACGAGTATTTGTACCGAAATTACTGCGCctaa
- the LOC109622277 gene encoding mitochondrial import inner membrane translocase subunit Tim8, with protein MADFDAASKSSVDPELQDFLMAEKQKAQLSAQIHEFNDICWDKCMDKPGSKLDSRTEICLNNCVNRFIDTSLFITTRFAQTLQKSQSGM; from the exons ATGGCAGACTTCGACGCTGCTAGCAAAAGCTCCGTTGACCCCGAGCTCCAGGACTTCCTGATGGCCGAGAAACAGAAAGCTCAACTTAGCGCTCAG ATTCACGAGTTCAACGACATCTGCTGGGATAAATGCATGGACAAGCCGGGAAGTAAACTGGACAGCCGTACGGAGATCTGCCTGAACAACTGCGTCAACCGATTTATCGATACATCGCTCTTCATCACGACACGATTCGCCCAAACACTGCAGAAGAGTCAGTCGGGGATGTGA
- the LOC109622176 gene encoding F-box/LRR-repeat protein 15 gives MTELICDSRLKKQPSSLYNTCIRYVARNLKRYKHIEYLEVIPPLIKNALILNVTRIQRGFHDDELLEMLLNGTLTRINFSSSTITDRTLLSLAEKCPNLKSLILTQGDYRFSRRGLEAIVRQLKHLQQLSVRNCALVDDELVALLARNCPRLDLMDLECCTNVTDRSADAIKRLKLTKLNLSRTRISDQFLMAIANEECGCALEDLNVGHCRITGAGLGKLPWDTIKYIGFEGCEINDLDFIGTNKNLKYIQWTISN, from the exons ATGACCGAGCTCATTTGTGATAGTCGACTGAAGAAGCAACCATCGTCGCTGTACAATAC GTGCATCAGATACGTTGCTCGAAATCTGAAAAGGTACAAACACATCGAGTATCTGGAAGTGATACCACCGCTAATCAAAAATGCGCTGATTCTGAACGTGACCCGCATCCAGCGAGGATTCCATGATGACGAACTGCTGGAAATGCTGCTGAACGGAACGCTCACCCGAATAAACTTTTCCAGTTCGACCATCACCGACCGGACGCTGCTTTCGCTGGCCGAAAAATGTCCAAACCTTAAAAGCCTTATACTGACCCAGGGAGATTACCGCTTCAGCCGTCGTGGCCTGGAGGCCATCGTCCGGCAGCTCAAGCACCTGCAGCAGCTGTCCGTCCGGAATTGCGCCCTGGTGGACGACGAGTTGGTGGCACTGCTGGCACGAAACTGTCCCAGGCTGGACCTGATGGATTTGGAGTGCTGTACGAACGTGACCGATCGATCGGCGGATGCCATCAAACGACTTAAACTGACCAAGCTGAACCTCTCGAGGACGCGCATATCGGACCAATTTTTGATGGCAATCGCCAACGAGGAGTGTGGTTGCGCGCTGGAAGATCTCAATGTCGGCCACTGCCGGATCACGGGGGCGGGCCTGGGCAAGCTGCCCTGGGACACCATCAAGTACATTGGATTCGAGGGGTGCGAGATTAACG